Below is a genomic region from Helianthus annuus cultivar XRQ/B chromosome 2, HanXRQr2.0-SUNRISE, whole genome shotgun sequence.
tttttataatttatttaaataaGTCAAAATTcgaacaaataaaatatttaataagtgtcggtgtattatatatttgtccatgaacgtttgtttgtgttcgtttgtttccatttgtgttcatgaacattagcttgtgttcatcaacgttcgttgcctaaaattaacaaacgaacacgaacatattcatttccttaacaaacgaacacgaacataaaatctcgttcggtaagtgttcatgaacagttcgtgaacacatatcgTTCGGTTCCATTTGCAGCCCTATTAATATCAGTATATATAGATATATCATATGTGTAACGTATGTGGGCCCGTTACAATGTATGTTCGTTTAACGGATGTTCATATGGTTTAACAACAAAAGAAGAAACAACTCACGATTTCTCATCACCGAACTTCCACCACTCGGGTTCATACCACCGCTTTCCCCTGAAAAAGTGGCGCACACTTGAAAGGTTATATTACGTAATATGAACATTTTCACAGCTAAATGAAGGTACTTACACTTCCGAAACAACTTCTCCTGATTTCATGCATCCAACATAAAGACTATCTTGACCACGAAGGCTATCGAGAAACTCGATCAACTCCTCTGAAAGCAGAGACAAGTAAAATCACTACATAaaaatctaaaacattaataCACAATGATGTGCTGTTGGAAATCAGGCCCTTGATCGAACACACAAACATCAAATGAACTAACTCGTTTAACTCTTTTTATTATTGATGAATGAAAGCACATCCAATTATAATAGACCTAACCATCTATTTATAGTCTAGGGCTGtccaaaaagctcgcggctcggagCTCATTCGtagctcgctcggatttagctcggaaaaagctcgctcgatacggctcggtttgaaagtgagccgctcggctcggttagaaagtgagcctagctcggctcggctcgtgacgaGCCAAATTGGCTTGGTTCTCGCTtggtagctcggctcggcttagctcgaattattttacttataatatattttatttttatatacataatatattacaaaaagtgattattatttacatgtatttaggctTGTAGTTTGATATCTATGACAGATTTAAAGGTTGATTGCCATTCTGAtgaacaaatattgtatttacttgaatataaaacttattttgcgttgttgaacgtgattttggcttgtaatgtattaggttgaacttattttgaatatgttcttttgaagtattgaataatattttagaatactgaatttgagagctatgtattaatttttattattaaaatcgagccaaacaaaaccgagccgagccagctcggtttaaaaccaagccgagcccgagcttagattttcagctcggtttcaaatccaaGCCGAGCCAAGCCAGCTCTGTTTATAATCAAGCAGAGCCCGAGCTTGCGCTAgctcagctcggctcggctcatgaacagcccttATACTAGACCAATTCTAATCTTAACCCAACTAAAACACTATTCTAATAATAAAATAAACCTATCTAATAAACAGATAATTCAAActatttaaataaataaccaaactATATTTATCTTAAACCAACTTGAATTATCTTTTAACCCATCTAAACTTTATAGATAATCCACCAATTCAGAATTATTTCTTCATGCGCGTTTTAGAAAGCAATCGGGGCTTACCGAGATCAAGTTGAATATCTTTGTCGACTTTGACGTAAAACTCGGCATCCCAATTTTGAACGGCTGAACTGAAGAAGAACTTCGCTTTCTTAGATGATTCTTCGTCGGCCTCTTCATGATCATCCTAAGAATTTAATATAATTAACAGTCTGTTTTTCAAGAAATCCGGaattaaatttataaacttacaagaatcaagaaatcgTTTTTCATGTCGTTTTCCTCATCGATCTTACGGTCCAAGCTATCACCGCGATTCGGACTGAAATTTCAAATTATTGACAGTTAAGATATGAACTTGTCCACTTAATCTTATTCACAAATGGAGTAGAATTCCGTTTTCGTCTATGAGatttggctagttttgcgactttcgtcaaaggtttgtttttcgcatctggattcaaaaggtttgaaattttgttaTTTTCATCCGGCTCACCTCCGTTAtatcaggggtattttcgtctttttttgttaacttaagggcaattcagtctttttcattttatgtacaagcatttagcataatgtacaagcattcaaaagaccgaattgccctttaagttaacaaaaaaaaccaaaaatacccttgacttaatTTAGAAAAAATGGATAGAGTTgacaagccggatgaaaatggcaagatttaaAACCTCTTGGATCCAGGTGCGAACaacaaacatttggacgaaaATCGCAatactggccaaacctcagggacgaaaatgtcattttactcaaattaattttttttaagaagtTCAAGTAAAAGAAAAAACCTTCGGCCAATGACAAAACGTATGACTATTCCTCTTTCTTCAAGCGTCTTTATGGAATCAACTGTCAAACTCAGGTGGGTTAGTTTAAAAAAGGCTCCCACTATTTCCACATCCCTAAATCTTATTCCCACACCCTTTTacactctatctctctctctatatatatctacgtatatatagagagagatagaAAGAAGAGGTGTGAATATTAACTCCCTTAAAAAAATGGCGTTTTTACttgtaacaaaaaaaaagtttatatTGCGAACCGACCACCAGTCATCCAGGATCCTCTGAAAGCGTTTCGTTTTGATCGACTCCCAAATCCAGTATAGATGCCAATTACAGCAAGAAGCTTTTTGCTAGACGATGAACCACTCTCGGTCAACTGGTTCCTGAGAAAACCTTGACTTTTTGCTAGTGTTATTTCCATCTCAGTTTCCACAATTCTTCTTTCTAAATCCCTTAAAATGGATCATTTGTGCCAATAAGATAGTTAACACATTAACTtttttcttacaaaaaaattaaaatacaaaaTGACAATATAGAGACTTGGTTTCAAAAAGCAAGAGGCGCTTCAAGGCGTTTAGGTCCTGAATGCCAAGGTGAAAGGTTTGAGGCGAGAGTGTCACGTACTAGAAGTGTTGCTCTATGTATAACCAAAAGTTAAAGTTGCATCCCTCTCATCTCTTTTACGTATAAGCCTTTTATAACCGAACCGCCGGTTGGTGACCGGTTACTATTATTGATCCGAAAAAtcggttaataaccgaaaccggttttaaGAAAACCGGTAAAAAAACCGGTCCCAACCGGTTACACCGGTTACTGTTTTGGACttgaaaaaccggttagtaaccgaaaccggttattaaaaaaaccggtttttgtttTGAACGAAAAAAACCGGTCCGGTTAATAACCGTAAccggttttcaaaaaaaaccgatttgtacacaTCTAGACAGAtcttgcctctatccctagggatagagaggctgcttccagagagaccctcggctccaaaaTGAATAGCATACCAATACACCAAGTCAAGAATatagaaaaaagaagaaagaccTCCTCAACGTACGCCATTAATAATCTCTTCGTTTTTTTGGTCATTTCTACATATCAACCTCCTCAACGCTAGGAGTGTAAAGGCCAGAGGCTCAAGAGCTACTCAGGATCGGCTCGTtgaaaagctcgaacgagccgagccttaacgagcccaAATAGAgttttagttttttatatattttataatgataatgataatgatgatTATAACCCAATCTTAAAAAGCCCAAGTCGGTTTCAACTTAGGCCATATGATTTAAACTAATAACATTGGTGAACCGAGcacgagccgagctttggctcgtttaagcaagctcgagccgagcttttagctcgtttgagATTGTTCACAAAATAGCTCGAGCTCAGGAGCCGAGATCGAGCTCAAACAGGTAgactcgaaccgagccgagctcgagcttcataaaaacatgacgagTCGAGGTCGAGTAGCGGAAGGCTCGAACTCGGCCCGGCTCATTTACACCCCTACTCAACACTCTATATTTGATTAGCTTTGACCGCCACAAGGGCCTAAGGCGTTTATTCaaggcgcgctttttaaaaccaagtatTGGGAAGTCTTTGTCTCTTTGAAAGTGAAATAAGAAGAGCAAAAACTTACTTGCATCCTAGGACCATTAGCTTGTCTTCAACAGTAAGAGCCTTTGGTCTCtgccataaaaaaaaaaaaacaaacatgaccaaaaaaaaataaaatatattaaaaaaggGAAAATAGACACTGGTTAAAGTCATGATAATAAAACATGTGTGGACAAAAGCATACTTGGGCAGGAGTCTTCATAACCAGATTAAACAATAATGTTCTGTTCTCAGCATCTTGCCACAACCTGGTAAAATTAAGACCCGTCGTGTTACGGTGGGGTGTAAGAGCGGGTAAATAACTAACCGAGTGCACGTTGTCACGAAACCAACATTACATGACAAAAGTGGCTTCCAACCATTACTTTAGATGTGAAGTGAATTGAGAAAGCCATAACACAATTAACATTTGGTTACAACCAAAAGGACACCCTATTGTAATACGACTTGAAGTAAACTAAGGGACTAAGCATGTAAATAAACAAAGTTAACTAACGAAGGAAAAAACTTTATTAAAATTGAGGAATGAAACGTATATATTAGGAAAGTTAAAGCAGAGACACTCAAAACTAATTCACATTGTAGCTAAGGGTTTGTGTTTTAGTATTATTTTAATTATGATTATAATTATAATGTCCAGTTGGGCCATTTTGACAAAAAAATTTGGGCCAAACAACTAACTACAGTTTTGGGAAACAACAAACCAAACAAGTCGGGTTGAGTGACGGACAGCTCGGTTTGGCAGTTAGGCAGTTTGAACTTGGGATGAGCAAATGTTACCGGATACCGGTACTGAATTTACCAAACCGAAACATTtttggtaccgacttttgactTTTTCAGTACAGGTTCGGTATCGGTacttaccctcaaataccggtaccaaaCCTGTACCCATTTTtagggattttcggtaccggttgttACCGAGCTCATCCCTTCAGAATgagt
It encodes:
- the LOC110906421 gene encoding hydroxyproline O-galactosyltransferase HPGT3, giving the protein MDIGPLFYKEGLPTTLHKQRWRSSSLSSKTSSIPSIVLAFFSCLAWLYIAGRLWQDAENRTLLFNLVMKTPAQRPKALTVEDKLMVLGCKDLERRIVETEMEITLAKSQGFLRNQLTESGSSSSKKLLAVIGIYTGFGSRSKRNAFRGSWMTGVDSIKTLEERGIVIRFVIGRSPNRGDSLDRKIDEENDMKNDFLILDDHEEADEESSKKAKFFFSSAVQNWDAEFYVKVDKDIQLDLEELIEFLDSLRGQDSLYVGCMKSGEVVSEVGKRWYEPEWWKFGDEKSYFRHAAGSLYILTRNFAQYININSASLKTYAHEDISVGSWMMGIRANYIDDSRLCCSSSTQDKVCSLA